The nucleotide sequence ACGCGACGCCGACGTCGCCGGTGCGCAGCAGCGCCTGCCCCTCGACCAGCAGGCGCAGCAGGTCGGCCGCGGCGGCCGCCTGCTCGACGTCGGGCCCGTCGTCGCCGGCCAGCCGGGTGAAGCCGGCCAGCACGTGGTCGGCGTAGGCGGCGGAGATGGTCTGCGACAGGAAGGCCGGGCGCAGGTCCAGCAGCTCCTGCCCGACCGCGCCGACCCACACCCGGCGCGGCGACCACAGCAGCTCCAGGCAGACCGGGTCGGCGTCGAGGGCCAGCCGGCAGAACCGCTCGACCTCCCACGACAGCCACGACGGACCCGGCCCGGCGACCTGCTCAGGCGGCTTGCGCAGTGACCAGAACGCCGCCGTGGGCGCCTGGTAGACGGCGCGCACCGTCAGCTCGGCGCCCGGGTCGGCGAGCGGTTCGCCGACGGCGGCGGCGTACAGCGTGCGCGCGACGACCAGGTCGTCCGGCGCCGCGGCGCGGACCGGCTCGGGCAGCTCGGACGGCGGGTCGGCGAGCGTGCTCAGCTGGTCGGGACCCGCCTCGACCACCTGACCGTCGGCCAGGGCGATGGTGTACGTGCCGTCGGCCTCGCGGACGACGCGACCGGCGAGGCCGCGGCCGGTCCCCGGGACGGCGGCATCGGCCGGCGTGCCGTGGACGACGACCTGCATGCCGACCGGGACTCGCGCAGGGGCGCTCAGGCGAGACATGCTGACCATTCTCGCCCGCCACCTGTGCGCCCGTCCGACGATCCATCGGGTTTCAACCGTTTGGACCGGAACCTTTGCATCGGCAGGTATCAGAACCGCCGGTAGGTTGAGGGCATGAGCGAGCAGCAGTGGACCGCGGTCGACCAGTATCTCGTCGAGCACCTGCTCGCCCCCGACCCCGTGCTCGACGACGCGCTGGGCGCCAGCGACGCGGCCGGGCTGCCGGCCATCAACGTCGCACCCAACCAGGGCAAGTTCCTGCACTTGCTGACGCAGATCGCGGGGGCCCGGCGGGTGCTCGAGATCGGCACGCTGGGCGGCTACAGCAGCATCTGGCTGGCCCGGGCGCTGCCCGCCGACGGCCGGCTGATCACGCTCGAGGCCGACCCGCCCACGCCGAGGTCGCCACGGCCAACCTCGCCCGGGCCGGGCTGAGCGACCGCGTCGACGTGCGGGTCGGCAAGGCGCTGGACACCCTCCCGCAGCTGCAGGCCGAGGGCGCCGGGCCGTTCGACCTCGTCTTCATCGACGCCGACAAGCAGAGCAACGCCGACTACGTGGGCTGGGCGCTGCGGCTGGCGCGACGCGGCACCGTCATCGTCGTCGACAATGCCGTGCGCGCGGGCCGGGTGGTCGACGCCGATACGGGCGACGCGGCCGTCGACGGCACCCGCCGGCTGTACGAGTACGTCGCCGCCGAGCCACGGCTCACCGCGACCGCCGTCCAGACCGTCGGCACCAAGGGCTACGACGGCTTCCTGCTCGCCGTCGTGACCGCCGACGTCTGAGGGCGGCGCGGGGCGCTACGCGGACCGGAGGAACCGCTCGCCCATCTCGCGCAGATAGTCGCTCAGCTCGGCCGGCTCGACGACGTCGAACTCGGCACCGATGGCGCCCAGCGCCAGCGCCGGCCAGTCCAGCGAGTCGACGTTCATGGTGAGCCGGCAGGAGCCGTCGTCGATGGCCTCGACCGTCCCCCAGCCCCACATCTGCGCGTTCACGTCGCCGACCGGCGCCCGCACGTCGACGACCACGTGGTAGCGGTTCGGGATGGCGGCCAGGCGCTCGTGCACGAACGTCGCGGCGTCGCCGGCCGGCAGCTCCCGCGGCCGGAACCGGGCACCGGTCGCGACCGGCTCGGTCAGCCGGTCGACCCGGAACGTGCGCCAGTCGTGCCGCTCGACGTCCCAGGCGACGAGGTACCAGCGGCGCCCGCGCGACACCAGCCGGTACGGCTCGACCAGCCGGCCGGTCGCCGTGCCGTCGCGTGAGGTGTAGCGGAACCGCAGCCGCTCGTCGTCGCGGCAGGCCTGGGCGATGACCGTCAGGGCGTCGGAGTCGACTCGCGGGCCGTAGCCGGGGATCGTCGGGACGGTGTACGTGTGCAGCGCGTCGACCCGGCGGCGCAGCCGCGGCGGCAGCACCTGCACCACCTTCGTCAGCGCCCGAACCGACGTCTCCTCGATGCCGCCGACGCCACCGCCGGCGGCCGTGCGCAGGCTGACCGCGATGGCCACCGCCTCCTCGTCGTCGAGCAGCAACGGCGGCAGCGCGGCGCCGGCCTGCAGCTGGTAGCCGCCGGCGACGCCGCGGTTCGCGTCGACCGGATAGCCGAGCTCGCGCAGCCGGTCGACGTCGCGGCGCAGCGTGCGCGGACTGACGCCGAGCCGGTCGGCCAGTTCCTCCCCCGGCCAGTACCGATGCGTCTGCAGCAGGGACAGCAGCCGGAGCATCCGAGCACTCGTGTTCGCCATGAATCCAGAGTCCTCGCTATTGAGGTCAGAAAGTGGCCTGAATGCACTTTAGCGTAGTCCACATGACCACCACGATGATCCAGACCAAGGGTCTGACCAGGCACTTCACCGTCAAGAAGGATACGGTCGAAGCCGTACGCGGGCTCGACCTGCGGGTCGCGGAGGGCGAGCTGGTCGCCCTGCTCGGGCCGAACGGCGCCGGGAAGTCGACGACGTTGCGCATGCTGACGACGCTGATCCCGCCGACCTCCGGCACCGCGACCGTCGCCGGCTACGACGTCGTCGCGCAGCAGCGCGAGGTGCGCCGGGTCATCGGCTACATCGGCCAGGGCAACGGCGCGGCGCACGCCCAGCGCGGCCGCGACGAGCTGGTCAGCCAGGGCCGGGCGTACGGCATGAGCGTGCGCGACGCGAAGGAGCGGGCGGCCGAGCTGATCGCATCGCTGGACCTCGCTGCCGTCGCGGACCGGCCGGTGTCGTCGCTGTCGGGCGGGCAGAAGCGGCGGCTGGACATCGCGATGGGCCTCATCCACGCGCCGCGGCTGCTGTTCCTCGACGAGCCGTCCACCGGGCTGGACCCGCAGAACCGGGCCAACCTGCAGGAGCACATCCTAAAGCTGCGCGCCGAGCACGGCACGACGATCGTGCTGACGACGCACTACCTCGACGAGGCCGACGCGATGGCCGAGCGGGTCATCGTCATCGACCACGGCACCGTCATCGCCGACGACAGCCCGGCCCGGCTCAAGGCCGACCACTCGGGCGACCTGATCACGCTCGGCTTCGGGTCCGTCTCGGACGCGGTGCGGGCGGCCGCGCGTCTGGACGCACTCGAGGGCGCGGCCGTGACCGCGAGCGGCGCGACGGTCGAGGTGCGGGCCGAGGGCGGGCCGCGGCTCGTCCCGGGCATCATCCGCGACCTCGACGCCACCGGCATCGCCGTCGAGTCCACCGCCGTCAACCGGCCCACTCTCGACGACGTGTTCCTCAACCTCACCGGTCGCAGCCTCCGCGAGGGTGGCACCGCGACCGACACCGTCTCCGCCGAGGAGGTCGCAGCATGAGCAGCACGACCGTGATAACCGACACCGTCACCGTCTTCAGCCGCGAGCTGCGGCCCGTCCTGCGCGACCCGTTCTCGGTCGTGTTCAGCATGATCCAGCCGCTGGTGTTCCTCGGGCTGTTCGCGCCGCTGCTCCCCGAGGTCGAGGGCGGCTCCGCGCTGCAGTGGTTCGTGCCCGGCATCGTGGTGATGTCGTGCCTGTTCAGCACCTCGTTCACCGGGTCGAACCTGCTGTTCGAGATCCAGACCGGCGCGCACGAGCGCATGCTGGTCACGCCGCTTCGGCGGCCGGCGCTGATCGTCGGCCGGGCCCTGAAGGAGATCGTCCCGATGATCGTGCAGACGGCGATCATCGTCGCGGTCTGCACCCCGTTCGGCTTCGACCTGCACCTCGGCGGCGTCGTGGTCGGCGTGCTGATCCTGTCGGTCATGGCGGTGGGACTGGGCGCGCTGTCGTACACGCTGGCGCTGGCGTCGAAGAACACCGAGTGGCTGTTCTGGACTGTGCAGCAGACGGTGCTGTTCCCGCTGTTGCTGCTGGCCGGCATCCTGCTCCCGGTCGACGACGGGCCCGGCTGGCTGCGGGCGCTGTCCAGCGCGAACCCGCTGACCTACGTCGTCGACGCGGAACGGGCCCTCTTCAACGGCGAGTTCCCGGCGTCGACCGTGCTGTCCGCCGTGGTCGCCTCGGTCGCCGTCGCGGTCCTCGGCCTGGCGGTCGGCACCCGGGCGATGCGCCGCTCGTCCTAGCCCTCACCCCATGGGGTCATCGGGGCCGGCCGCCGACGTGCGGCCGGCCCGATGTCGCGCGAGACCGGCTCAGCGCGGCGGGACCTGCCTGACCCGGCGCTCGCGCACGTCCGGCAGGTGCTGCGCCGCCGCGACGAAGTCACCGTCGTCGTGCAGGACAGTCAGACTGTGATGCGCGGCCGTGGCGCAGACCAGCAGGTCGACGATCGAGAGCGCCTGGTGCATGCCCTTGCGCAGCAGCCTGTACTGCGCGGACTCGATCCAGCGCCATGCGTCCTTGGGCACGGAGACGTCGGGATAGAGCGCGTCGAACATGGCCGACATCTGGTCGTATTCGTCGATGTCGCGCGCCGAGCGGCGGAACTCGGATCGCTGCGGCGGGCAGGAGCCGACCGCACCGGCACTGATGACTTCGCCCCAGGCTGCGCGCAACTCGTCAGAACGCAGGATGCGCCAGAGCGCGGAGGAGTCGATAAGGTACCTGATCAACTACCGGGTTCCCTGTCGGCCTGGCGACGACGCTCCCAGCCTTCGTAGTCCCAGGCCTGCGACAACGTCGCGAAGGTCTCGAGGGCTTCGATGCGCCGGTGGCGGGCCGCGTACTCGCGAAGTGCGGTGTTCACGGTCTCCTTCTTGGTCTTCGCGCCCGACAGCCGCATGGCCTCCGCCAGGACGTCGTCGTCGATATCGATCTGAGTCACGGACATGACGCACCCCCGATGTGGCCGATGTACAAAGACTCTACATCACAGCAACATTCAGCCGTGTCGGCGGCGCCTGGCGGCTTCGCTCAGGTCACGGACAAGTGCGGGGCGGGGAACACGCCGCCGGGGTCGCGGTCGCGCTTGATCGCCGCCAGCCGGGCCAGGGTCTGCGGCGGGAAGGCCTCGCCGGCCAGTGCGGCCGCCGCCGGGCCGCCGAGGAAGTTGAGGAACGGCAGGCCGGTGCTCCACGGCCGGAGCCGGTCCAGCAGCGCCGCCGCTGCCGCCGGGTCCATCGCGACGGTGGCCAGGCTGAACTCGGCGTCGTGGTGGTCGAGGGCGCGCGGGTGTTCCGGCGGCCGGGCCAGCGCCCCGCCGAGCCTCCGCACGTCGGCCACGATCACGCCGCCCGGCGCGGCCGGCCCGGCCACCTCGACCAGGGCGTCCACGGCCGCGGCGTCGAGCGAACGGAGCATGAGCGAGCGCTCGTCGTAGCCGATCGGCTCGGTCGGGTCGTTGTAGACGGCCGCGATGTCGGCCGACGACATCGGCGCGACGGTGTCGGCCACCAGCGGCCCGAGCTCGCGCAGCGGCCGCACCAGGGCCGCGCCCTCGTCCGGGGAGCCGGCGAACGCGATGCGGACGTGCGCCGTCAGCCGGCCGCGCAACGGCTCCGGCACGACCGGCAGGTCCGGGAGCCGCACGAAGGCCAGGGCGGTGTTCATCGCGTCCGGCAGGTCGGCGGACCAGTCGCGCCAGGCGTGCGCCACCGCCGCCGCACGGTCAGCCGCGAAGATCAGACCGCCGCCGTACAGCTCCGGCAGCGCGACCAGCTCGATCTCGGCCGCGGTGACGATGCCGAAGCCGCCCTTGCCGCCGCGCAGCGCCCAGAACAGGTCGGCATGGCTGTCCGGTGAGACGGTGACCAGGTCGCCGCCCGCGGTGACGACCTCCAGGCGACGGACCCGGTCGGCGGCCCAGCCGAACGTCCGCCCGAGCACCGGCAGACCACCGCCGAGCAGGTACGAGACCGCTCCGACCAGCGGCGACGATCCGTTGAGGGGCGCCAGCCCGGCGGCCGCGGCCGGCTCGATGACCTGGTGCCAGCGCACCCCGGCCTCGACCCGGACCAGGCGGGCGCCGGCGTCGAGCCGCACGCCGTCCAGTCGCCGCGTTCTCACCAGCACGCCGCCGTCCAGCGGGGCGCCGGCGCCGTGGCCGGTGGCCTGGGCGGTGACCTGCAGGCCCTGGCCGGCGGCGAACCGCACCGCCGAGGCGACGTCGGCGGCCGACGCCGCGACGACGACCAGGGCGGGCCGGTGGTCGACGGCGAGGTTGAAGCCGGACCGCTCGCGGTCGTAGCCGTCGTCGCCGGGCAGGAGGACGGGTCCGTCGATGCGGCGCGCGAGGTCGGCGACCGCCGGGAGATCTGTGGTGTCCATTCCTCGATCCCACCCGAGCCGTCGAGCCCGGACCAGGCCGAAGCCGCACGTACAGTTATCACCAACAGTGATCAATCGGGGAGGTCCGTGGAGCTGCGCCAGCTCGCGTACTTCGTCGCCGTCGCCGACGAGGGCGGGTTCGCGCGCGCCGCCGAGGCCCTGCACGTCGGCCAGCCCGCCGTCAGCCAGCAGCTGCGCCGGCTCGAGCGCGAGCTCGGCGTGGTGCTGTTCGACCGGACGACGCGGCGGGTCCGGCTCACCGCCGAGGGCGACCGGCTGCTGCCGGAGGCGCGGGCCGTCCTCGCCGCGGCGGAACGCACCCGCCGCCTGGCCGCCGAGCTCGCCGGCGCCGGTTCGCTGCGGCTCGGGACCAGCCCGGCGCCCGGCCGGCGGCTGCCGACGCTGCTCGCGGCCCTCGCCGAGCGGGCGCCGGAGCTGCGGGTCCGGCTGAGCACGGTGAAGCTGGCCGACCGGCTCGCGTCCGTGCGGTCCGGCGTGCTGGACGCCGCCCTCGTCCGCGACGTCACCGACGCACCGGACCTGGAGCTGCTCGCGCTCTGGACCGAGCCGGTCGTCGTGGCGCTGCCGGCCGGGCATCCGCTCACGGCCCACGAGACGGTGCGGCTGAGCCACCTGGGCGACCTGCCGGTCCGGCTGGCCGATCCACGCGCCAACCCGCCGTTCCATGCGCTGGTGACCGCCGCCTTCCGCGCCGCCGGCATCGACCCGCCGGCCGGCCCGCCGTTCACGTCGCTGCGCGAGACGCTCGCCGACCTCGCGCACGCCGCGCCGTCATGGACGCCGTTCTACGAGGTCGGGCCGCCACCGCCGATGCCCGGCGTCGCCTACCGCCGGCTCGGCTCGCTGGTCTCGACGACGTATCTCGCGGTCCGCGCCGACCCGCCGCCGGCCGCGATCAGGCAGCTGCTGGCCGCCGCCCGCGACATCGAAGGGCCGTCCGTCTGACGCGGCTGTCACACCGCGGGCCGGTGGCCGGTCTTCCGGAACGTCGGGCACCTCCGGCTCGACGCCATCGAAGGAGGACCGGATCATGACCATGCCGATCGCTCGAGCCGTCAGCCACGCCGGGAGGCGGCCGCCCAGGTGGGTGGTCCTCCTCGCCGCGGTCGCCCTCCTCCTGGTCAGCGTCACCTCGGCACAGAGTGTCGCCCAGGCCGGACGCCCGGGCCCGCCGAAGCCGACCATCGTGCTGGTGCACGGCGCCTGGGCCGACGCCTCGAGCTGGAACAACGTCACCGAACGGCTCCAGGACGACGGCTACACGGTCAGGGCGATCGCCAACCCGCTGCGCTCACTGGCCACCGACGCCGCGTCCGTGCGGGCGTTCCTGGACACGCTGACCGGGCCGATCGTCCTCGTCGGCCACTCCTACGGCGGCGCCGTGATCACCAACGCGGCCACCGGGAGTCCGAACGTCGAGGCGCTCGTCTACATCAACGCGTTCGCGCCGGACGAGGGGCAGAGCCCGCTCGAGCTGGCCGGGCCGGACTCCGCGCTGTCGGCCGACCCGTTGACCGTCTTCGACTTCGTGCCCGCCGGCCCGCCCGGCCCCACCACCGACCTGTACCTCAAGGAGACGGTCGTCTTCGACTCGTTCGCGACCGGACTGAGCCGAGACGACAAGGCGCTCGTGTGGGCCACGCAGCGGGCGGCCGCCTTCGGCGGGCTGGCCGAGACCTCCGGGCCGCCCGCCTGGGAGACGATCCCGTCCTGGACGCTGATCGGGCTCAAGGACGAGATCATCCCGCCGGACGTCCAGCGGGCGATGGCCGAGAACGCCGGCGCCACCATCAGCGAGTACAACGCCGGACACCTCGGCCTGATGTCGGACTCCCGCACCGTCACCCGGCTGATCGAGCGGGTCGCACGGGCGAGCGTCCACTAGGGCCAGCGTGTCTCCTAAAGATCGGCGGTGGGGCCGGGATTGTTGGTCTCATGTCGCGTGAGGCGTTGTTGACCGATGCGCAGTGGGCGCGGATCGAGCCGTTGATGCCGTCGTCGGAAGGGCAGCGCGGTCGTCCGTTCAGGGAGCACCGGCAGGTCCTGGAGGGGATCATCTACTGATTCCGGACCGGGGTCGCGTGGCGGGATCTGCCGGCGTCGTTCGGGCCGTGGCAGACGGTGTGGAAAACGTCACCGCCGGTTCAGCGGTGACGGCACCTACGACAAGATCCACACCCGGTTGCTGGCCGAGGCCGACGCGGCCGGTGAGCTCGACTGGATCGTCAGCATCGACTCCACGATCATCCGAGCGCACCAGCACGCTGGGTCCCTGGCCAGAGGCGCGGGGGGAACTGTGGAATCACACGAACCTGCGCCAGGAGCCCGTTGAGCACGCGCAACGTCGTCGAACGCGGCTTCAACCAGCTCAAGCAGTGGCGAGCACTGGCCAGCAGGTACGACAAACTCGCCATCACCTACCGAGGAGGCGTCGTGCTCGCTGCCATCACCATCTGGCTACGCCAATAAGGAGACACGCTAGTTGTATAGATCTGGAAAGAGCCCGAATCATCGCCTCGGCGTGACGATTGCGGCGGGCAACCTTTGCACGCCGCAACCCAGTGCGATTCAACGAATCATTGGTCGCCTGCACCTGCGTCATGCTCGGGGCGCGAGATCAATGGCAACCGTCCCCCTCTTCGAAGCTCGGAAATGACGCTCATCGTGGCCCGGTCGATCGTCGACAATGGCCCGGTCTGCCGTACGCAGAGGAATCGCGAGTGGGGAGCGCCTGGGAGCCGCCCTTCGCCCCCGAGCCGGCACCGGGTCCGCCGCGCGGGCGCTGCGCGCGCGAGACTGCCCACACAGATGTCGGGACTCGCGGGCCTCCCGGGCATCGTCATCGTCCGGCCGACCGGTACAACGTGACACCGGCTGATGTCGGCGTCGGCGCGTGTTCGACAAAATCTCTGACTATGACGCGACTCTGTCCCGATTTCGGCGAAACATCCACCGCACCTTCGGCGTAAAGATCACCGGCAGGCTGACCCTCTGACCAGGTCGCGGCCAGCGATTCCCCGAGGTTACGACCGCGACGGGCTGGCTCCAGATTCGGCATGGCACGGCGGGGATTTACGCGGTCGCTCGCTCACTGTGCCAGGAACGCGCTCACCATCGGCAGCACGAGGTCGGGTCGAATGACCTCGAGGTGCGTGGTGCCGGGGAGGATCGCCAATTGCGCGTTGGGCACAGACTGCTTCATGTCGACGGCGTGCTCCAGGCGGACGAAGTCGGTGTCGCCGATGATGATCAGGATGGGCATGGTCAGCCTGGCCAGCTGTTCGTTCGACCATCCCTCGAAGTCGTGCACCTCGGACTGTGCCTTCGGCACGAACTCGTAGAATCCGTCCGGGTTCGGGGCCACCTCGGTGTACGCGCGGATCATCGCGGCGCCCTGCTCCTCGGTCGGCATCCGCGGTGAATCCAGCTGCACGTCGGTGATCTCCGAGTAGTAGGCAACGGATCTGGTCCGCCCGAAGTGGGAGGCGGCCAGTACCAGCCGGCGGACGCGCTCCGGTGCTCGGACGGCGACCTCGGTCGCGGTCAGCCCGCCCAGGCTGAAGCCGAAGAAGTCGGCCTGGTCGATGTTCAACTGATCGAGCAGCGTTATGACGTCCTCGGCGCACTGCCGGATGGTGAAGGGGCGGTCGCTGTCGGCGGTGTGCCCGTGTCCTTGCAGTTCGACGCCGATCACCTTGCGCTCGGCGCTCAGCGACCCCAGCACCGCGCCGAAGCTCAGGTGGAAGGTGTACGCGCCGCCGTGGAGCATGATGAGCGGCGGGCCGGGATGCTCGGCGCCATGGATCTCGTAGTAGAGATCAATGCCGTTCACGGCGGCATAGGCTCCTTGGGTCATCTGGCGGATCCTCTCGGTCAACGTCTCGGGGCGTAGGCCAGCACGACGGTGCCATTGCCGACCTCGGTCACACCGATCAGGTCAACCGCCGTCGTGGCGAGGCCTGACAGCAGCGACTCACCGGACCCCGCGATGAACGGCGACACGCTGAGGTGCAGCTCATCGATCAGTCCGGCCTCGAACAACCCCCGGCTGAACAGGCCGTTGCCGTATTTGATCAGAGTTCCGTCGCCCGACTCCTTCAGACTGGCGACCGCCTCGACCGCGTCGCCGCCCTCCAGGATCTCGGCGTTCCACGTGGTTTCGGTCAGCGTGCGGGAGGCGACGTACTTCGGCAGCGAGTTGATCGTGTCGGCGACGTCGCCGGTCATGGTCGGCCACGTCTGTGCGAAGCCCTCGTAGGTCACGCGGCCGAGCAGGATGCCGACCGCCGAGGACAGCAGCCCCAGCTGGTACTCGAAGTGCTGGTCACCCGGAACGACCTGCTGCTGGCCGGTCCACCACGCCTCGCCCGCCTGTCTCCCGTCGATCGACACATGGTCGTATTCGATCAGTTTCCGCATGCCGGGATTCAACCATCCGGCCGATCCGCCGGTCTTGTACTGAAGCGAAACGCCTCACAACGCGAGGAACGAGATGCGGGACCTCAGCTCGCTCGGAGTCTGACCGGTGGCCCATCGCATCGCCCGCGCAAGGTGGGGGTGGTCGTAGTATCCGCCGCCGATCACCGCATCGGCGATCGATCCACCTGCCGCGAGCAACGCGGCCGCCTTCCGCGCCTGCTCGATGCTGCTGACCTTGCGATGAGACAGTCCGACGGCTCGGCGGAATCGGAGTTGCGCGATCCGGACCGACATGCCGCGCGGGCGTTCGCCGTGCTGGATGTCGTCGACGAGCGGATCGAGGAGCAACAGTCCGGCGCGCGCCAGCCGGCTGACGAAGACATCCACGTTCTGCGCTGTCGGCATCTCCCACTCCCGGTTGTCCAGCACGATCCGGTCGCCCGGCAGGATCGGCAGCAGCGCGTCCTGCCGATCGACCAGAGCCGAAGGCGGGAACTGGGGCAGATACACGCCGAGCCGGAACTCCACGCCGAAGAACTCCCAGCCCTCCTCGCACATCACCACGGCGCTCGACTGCTCCGGTCCGCGCAGATGCACGGACGTCACTCCCTCCGGGCTCCGGGCGAACGCGAGCATCGACGAGGTCTTGACCGCAGAGGCGAACCCGGTCGTGGCCTCACACGTCGACCACCACACCCGTTGCACCAGGGGCTGGTCGACGGCGGTCTCATCGAACACCAGGTCCACTCCGCCGATTCTAGAACGATCCGTGATCGGCCGAACCAATCGTTACCAAGAGCCGACGCCCACGCCGCGGCGGCTGGCACCTGAACGATCGTGGGAACTCCTGTCGTGCGATCTTCGGTGCCCAGCGAACCTCGGACGATGACCGTCAGAGTGAGCTAGGGATTCAACCCGGCTTGACGAACATAGAAGGATCCCTAGTGGGTGGGTCCCGCCCGGCGGCCCGGCCTCACGCCGGGCGGGGGCTCCTCCGCGGTGCGCTGGAACACCAGGCAGTAGTCGCCGGTGAGCCACTCGGGCTGCTCGTCCCAGCACAGGAACGTCTCCTGCCGGAATGTCAGGTGCCGGCCGACGATGCGGCCGACGTCCCAGGCGAGGGTGGTGGCGACGCCGTCGTCGACCATGTTGCCGACGTTGAGGACGAGGTGGCCCCACGGCCGCAGCAGCCCGGCGACCTGGCCGAAGATGCGGTCCAGCTCGCCGAGGTAGGACCCATAGTCGCCATCGAGGGTCTCGTAGGCGTTGAGCGGGTTCTCCGGGTGGTTCTCCAGCGTCATGTACGGCGGCGACGTCAGGCACAGGTCGACCGGCCGATCGACCAGCGCCCCGACCTTGCGGGCGTCGCCGGTGATGACCTCGCCGGCGCCGCCGAGCCGGCGGCGGACCATCTCCGCGCGCTCCGCCAGCAGCTCGATGCCCAGGCCGGACCGGCCCATCCGCTCCGCGACGACCAGCGTGGTGCCGAACCCGGCGAACGGGTCGAGCACCAGCTGACCGGGGAGGGAGTACTCGGCGATGACCGTCTCGGCCAGGTTCTCGGTGAAGTGGACGTTCTCGTCGGCCTCCACGTAGCGCTCGTTGACGAGGTCGTCCATCCACTGCTGCAGCCAGGGCCTCATGCGGACCATCTTGCTGGACCGGCCGCCAACGCGCTGCCGGGACC is from Jiangella alkaliphila and encodes:
- a CDS encoding DNA polymerase beta superfamily protein, with the protein product MSRLSAPARVPVGMQVVVHGTPADAAVPGTGRGLAGRVVREADGTYTIALADGQVVEAGPDQLSTLADPPSELPEPVRAAAPDDLVVARTLYAAAVGEPLADPGAELTVRAVYQAPTAAFWSLRKPPEQVAGPGPSWLSWEVERFCRLALDADPVCLELLWSPRRVWVGAVGQELLDLRPAFLSQTISAAYADHVLAGFTRLAGDDGPDVEQAAAAADLLRLLVEGQALLRTGDVGVASDEHRERLATVRAGALPWEQIDAYRMELQQQLDEAAAASFLSPGPDTGRVDAWLSDLRRRDLEPAS
- a CDS encoding transposase, which translates into the protein MTRTCARSPLSTRNVVERGFNQLKQWRALASRYDKLAITYRGGVVLAAITIWLRQ
- a CDS encoding helix-turn-helix transcriptional regulator; protein product: MANTSARMLRLLSLLQTHRYWPGEELADRLGVSPRTLRRDVDRLRELGYPVDANRGVAGGYQLQAGAALPPLLLDDEEAVAIAVSLRTAAGGGVGGIEETSVRALTKVVQVLPPRLRRRVDALHTYTVPTIPGYGPRVDSDALTVIAQACRDDERLRFRYTSRDGTATGRLVEPYRLVSRGRRWYLVAWDVERHDWRTFRVDRLTEPVATGARFRPRELPAGDAATFVHERLAAIPNRYHVVVDVRAPVGDVNAQMWGWGTVEAIDDGSCRLTMNVDSLDWPALALGAIGAEFDVVEPAELSDYLREMGERFLRSA
- a CDS encoding type II toxin-antitoxin system VapB family antitoxin; this encodes MSVTQIDIDDDVLAEAMRLSGAKTKKETVNTALREYAARHRRIEALETFATLSQAWDYEGWERRRQADREPGS
- a CDS encoding alpha/beta fold hydrolase, producing the protein MTERIRQMTQGAYAAVNGIDLYYEIHGAEHPGPPLIMLHGGAYTFHLSFGAVLGSLSAERKVIGVELQGHGHTADSDRPFTIRQCAEDVITLLDQLNIDQADFFGFSLGGLTATEVAVRAPERVRRLVLAASHFGRTRSVAYYSEITDVQLDSPRMPTEEQGAAMIRAYTEVAPNPDGFYEFVPKAQSEVHDFEGWSNEQLARLTMPILIIIGDTDFVRLEHAVDMKQSVPNAQLAILPGTTHLEVIRPDLVLPMVSAFLAQ
- a CDS encoding LysR family transcriptional regulator; amino-acid sequence: MELRQLAYFVAVADEGGFARAAEALHVGQPAVSQQLRRLERELGVVLFDRTTRRVRLTAEGDRLLPEARAVLAAAERTRRLAAELAGAGSLRLGTSPAPGRRLPTLLAALAERAPELRVRLSTVKLADRLASVRSGVLDAALVRDVTDAPDLELLALWTEPVVVALPAGHPLTAHETVRLSHLGDLPVRLADPRANPPFHALVTAAFRAAGIDPPAGPPFTSLRETLADLAHAAPSWTPFYEVGPPPPMPGVAYRRLGSLVSTTYLAVRADPPPAAIRQLLAAARDIEGPSV
- a CDS encoding ABC transporter permease, coding for MSSTTVITDTVTVFSRELRPVLRDPFSVVFSMIQPLVFLGLFAPLLPEVEGGSALQWFVPGIVVMSCLFSTSFTGSNLLFEIQTGAHERMLVTPLRRPALIVGRALKEIVPMIVQTAIIVAVCTPFGFDLHLGGVVVGVLILSVMAVGLGALSYTLALASKNTEWLFWTVQQTVLFPLLLLAGILLPVDDGPGWLRALSSANPLTYVVDAERALFNGEFPASTVLSAVVASVAVAVLGLAVGTRAMRRSS
- a CDS encoding alpha/beta fold hydrolase — encoded protein: MTMPIARAVSHAGRRPPRWVVLLAAVALLLVSVTSAQSVAQAGRPGPPKPTIVLVHGAWADASSWNNVTERLQDDGYTVRAIANPLRSLATDAASVRAFLDTLTGPIVLVGHSYGGAVITNAATGSPNVEALVYINAFAPDEGQSPLELAGPDSALSADPLTVFDFVPAGPPGPTTDLYLKETVVFDSFATGLSRDDKALVWATQRAAAFGGLAETSGPPAWETIPSWTLIGLKDEIIPPDVQRAMAENAGATISEYNAGHLGLMSDSRTVTRLIERVARASVH
- a CDS encoding PIN domain-containing protein; this encodes MIRYLIDSSALWRILRSDELRAAWGEVISAGAVGSCPPQRSEFRRSARDIDEYDQMSAMFDALYPDVSVPKDAWRWIESAQYRLLRKGMHQALSIVDLLVCATAAHHSLTVLHDDGDFVAAAQHLPDVRERRVRQVPPR
- a CDS encoding FAD-binding oxidoreductase, which encodes MDTTDLPAVADLARRIDGPVLLPGDDGYDRERSGFNLAVDHRPALVVVAASAADVASAVRFAAGQGLQVTAQATGHGAGAPLDGGVLVRTRRLDGVRLDAGARLVRVEAGVRWHQVIEPAAAAGLAPLNGSSPLVGAVSYLLGGGLPVLGRTFGWAADRVRRLEVVTAGGDLVTVSPDSHADLFWALRGGKGGFGIVTAAEIELVALPELYGGGLIFAADRAAAVAHAWRDWSADLPDAMNTALAFVRLPDLPVVPEPLRGRLTAHVRIAFAGSPDEGAALVRPLRELGPLVADTVAPMSSADIAAVYNDPTEPIGYDERSLMLRSLDAAAVDALVEVAGPAAPGGVIVADVRRLGGALARPPEHPRALDHHDAEFSLATVAMDPAAAAALLDRLRPWSTGLPFLNFLGGPAAAALAGEAFPPQTLARLAAIKRDRDPGGVFPAPHLSVT
- a CDS encoding ATP-binding cassette domain-containing protein codes for the protein MIQTKGLTRHFTVKKDTVEAVRGLDLRVAEGELVALLGPNGAGKSTTLRMLTTLIPPTSGTATVAGYDVVAQQREVRRVIGYIGQGNGAAHAQRGRDELVSQGRAYGMSVRDAKERAAELIASLDLAAVADRPVSSLSGGQKRRLDIAMGLIHAPRLLFLDEPSTGLDPQNRANLQEHILKLRAEHGTTIVLTTHYLDEADAMAERVIVIDHGTVIADDSPARLKADHSGDLITLGFGSVSDAVRAAARLDALEGAAVTASGATVEVRAEGGPRLVPGIIRDLDATGIAVESTAVNRPTLDDVFLNLTGRSLREGGTATDTVSAEEVAA